Proteins found in one Toxotes jaculatrix isolate fToxJac2 chromosome 18, fToxJac2.pri, whole genome shotgun sequence genomic segment:
- the trip10a gene encoding cdc42-interacting protein 4 homolog isoform X4 has product MDWGTELWDQYDIIEKHTQSGLELVEKYVKFVKERTEIEQNYAKQLRNLSKKYNLKRSSKDEPECRLSSYQSFLDILNEMNDYAGQRELIAENMMMNICIDLTKYLQELKQERKTYLMEAKKAQQSLESTYKQLDSSKKRFEREWREAERAAQYAEKTDQDINATKADVEKAKQQAHMRAHVAEECKNDYAAQLQKYNKEQNQFYFNDMPLIFNKLQDLDERRVRKLAQGYILFSDTEKHVMPIIGKCLEGITKAGTNVNERNDSMVVIEQNKSGFERPGDVEFEDYSQGINRASSDSSLGTPKGPMDLLGKNKSKNFWLFSKRSKPTVTEDFAHLPPEQRRKRLQQKLEEICKELQKETDQSEALGKMKDVYEKNPQMGDPASLASQISQTSQNIERLRGELSKYETWLAEAGGRGDTLRYKTHTFNNNGAHDVQSPDGAHSDESTPDPSQAIYAEFDDDFEDDELAAPIGKCTAMYNFPGASEGTITMQEGEVLAVVEEDKGDGWTRVRRNNGDEGYIPTSYVTITLNK; this is encoded by the exons GACCAATATGACATCATTGAGAAGCACACACAGTCTGGcctggagctggtggagaagtatgtgaaatttgtgaaggagaggacagagattGAGCAAAACTATGCCAAACAACTGAG GAACCTTTCAAAGAAATATAACCTAAAACGAAGCAGCAAAGATGAACCAGAGTGCAG ATTGTCCAGCTACCAGTCTTTTTTGGACATCCTGAATGAGATGAACGACTACGCCGGGCAGAGAGAGCTAATTGCTGAGAACATGATGATGAACATTTGCATTGATCTCACCAAGTACCTGCAAGAGCTCAAGCAGGAACGAAAGACG TATCTGATGGAGGCCAAGAAGGCCCAGCAGAGTTTGGAGAGCACCTACAAGCAGCTTGACAGT AGTAAAAAGCGCTTCGAGAGGGAGTGGAGAGAAGCAGAGCGTGCAGCACAGTATGCAGAGAAGACTGATCAAGACATCAATGCCACAAAAGCAGATGTTGAAAAA GCCAAACAGCAGGCTCATATGAGAGCACATGTAGCGGAGGAGTGTAAGAACGACTACGCTGCTCAGCTTCAGAAGTACAACAAGGAGCAGAACCAGTTCTATTTTAATGATATGCCACTCATTTTCAAT AAATTGCAGGATCTGGATGAGAGGCGAGTACGGAAGTTGGCGCAAGGCTACATCTTGTTctcagacacagagaagcaTGTGATGCCTATCATTGGCAAGTGCCTGGAAGGCATTACTAAAGCTGGCACTAATGTTAATGAGAGGAAT GACTCCATGGTTGTAATAGAGCAGAACAAGTCAGGCTTTGAGCGTCCTGGAGATGTGGAGTTTGAGGATTACAGTCAAGGCATCAACCGAGCCTCATCAGACAGCAGCCTGGGTACGCCTAAAGGCCCCATGGACCTTCTGGGAAAGAACAAGAGCAAAAACTTTTGGCTTTTCAGCAAAAGGAGTAAG CCAACAGTGACAGAGGACTTTGCACATCTACCTCCAGAGCAACGCCGGAAGAGGTTACAACAGAAACTAGAGGAAATTTGCAAGGAACTGCAAAAGGAAACAgatcagag TGAGGCCCTGGGGAAGATGAAAGATGTTTACGAGAAAAATCCTCAAATGGGAGACCCCGCTAGTCTGGCATCCCAAATCAGTCAGACATCCCAGAATATAGAACGGCTAAGAGGAGAGCTCAGCAAGTATGAG ACTTGGCTGGCTGAAGCAGGAGGTCGAGGGGACACATTGCGCTATAAAACTCACACGTTCAACAATAATGGAGCTCACGATGTACAAAG CCCTGATGGAGCTCACTCCGATGAAAGCACCCCTGATCCTTCCCAAGCCATCTATGCAGAGTTTGATGATGACTTTGAAGATGACGAACTAGCTGCTCCTATTGGGAAATGCACAGCCATGTACAACTTCCCTG GTGCCAGTGAAGGGACCATCACTATGCAGGAGGGGGAGGTGCTGGCTGTGGTAGAGGAGGACAAGGGGGATGGCTGGACACGTGTCCGTAGGAACAATGGGGACGAAGGCTACATACCTACATCTTATGTCACTATCACTCTAAACAAATGA
- the trip10a gene encoding cdc42-interacting protein 4 homolog isoform X3 — protein sequence MDWGTELWDQYDIIEKHTQSGLELVEKYVKFVKERTEIEQNYAKQLRNLSKKYNLKRSSKDEPECRLSSYQSFLDILNEMNDYAGQRELIAENMMMNICIDLTKYLQELKQERKTYLMEAKKAQQSLESTYKQLDSSKKRFEREWREAERAAQYAEKTDQDINATKADVEKAKQQAHMRAHVAEECKNDYAAQLQKYNKEQNQFYFNDMPLIFNKLQDLDERRVRKLAQGYILFSDTEKHVMPIIGKCLEGITKAGTNVNERNDSMVVIEQNKSGFERPGDVEFEDYSQGINRASSDSSLGTPKGPMDLLGKNKSKNFWLFSKRSKFTPERITPTVTEDFAHLPPEQRRKRLQQKLEEICKELQKETDQSEALGKMKDVYEKNPQMGDPASLASQISQTSQNIERLRGELSKYETWLAEAGGRGDTLRYKTHTFNNNGAHDVQSPDGAHSDESTPDPSQAIYAEFDDDFEDDELAAPIGKCTAMYNFPGASEGTITMQEGEVLAVVEEDKGDGWTRVRRNNGDEGYIPTSYVTITLNK from the exons GACCAATATGACATCATTGAGAAGCACACACAGTCTGGcctggagctggtggagaagtatgtgaaatttgtgaaggagaggacagagattGAGCAAAACTATGCCAAACAACTGAG GAACCTTTCAAAGAAATATAACCTAAAACGAAGCAGCAAAGATGAACCAGAGTGCAG ATTGTCCAGCTACCAGTCTTTTTTGGACATCCTGAATGAGATGAACGACTACGCCGGGCAGAGAGAGCTAATTGCTGAGAACATGATGATGAACATTTGCATTGATCTCACCAAGTACCTGCAAGAGCTCAAGCAGGAACGAAAGACG TATCTGATGGAGGCCAAGAAGGCCCAGCAGAGTTTGGAGAGCACCTACAAGCAGCTTGACAGT AGTAAAAAGCGCTTCGAGAGGGAGTGGAGAGAAGCAGAGCGTGCAGCACAGTATGCAGAGAAGACTGATCAAGACATCAATGCCACAAAAGCAGATGTTGAAAAA GCCAAACAGCAGGCTCATATGAGAGCACATGTAGCGGAGGAGTGTAAGAACGACTACGCTGCTCAGCTTCAGAAGTACAACAAGGAGCAGAACCAGTTCTATTTTAATGATATGCCACTCATTTTCAAT AAATTGCAGGATCTGGATGAGAGGCGAGTACGGAAGTTGGCGCAAGGCTACATCTTGTTctcagacacagagaagcaTGTGATGCCTATCATTGGCAAGTGCCTGGAAGGCATTACTAAAGCTGGCACTAATGTTAATGAGAGGAAT GACTCCATGGTTGTAATAGAGCAGAACAAGTCAGGCTTTGAGCGTCCTGGAGATGTGGAGTTTGAGGATTACAGTCAAGGCATCAACCGAGCCTCATCAGACAGCAGCCTGGGTACGCCTAAAGGCCCCATGGACCTTCTGGGAAAGAACAAGAGCAAAAACTTTTGGCTTTTCAGCAAAAGGAGTAAG TTTACTCCAGAGAGGATCACG CCAACAGTGACAGAGGACTTTGCACATCTACCTCCAGAGCAACGCCGGAAGAGGTTACAACAGAAACTAGAGGAAATTTGCAAGGAACTGCAAAAGGAAACAgatcagag TGAGGCCCTGGGGAAGATGAAAGATGTTTACGAGAAAAATCCTCAAATGGGAGACCCCGCTAGTCTGGCATCCCAAATCAGTCAGACATCCCAGAATATAGAACGGCTAAGAGGAGAGCTCAGCAAGTATGAG ACTTGGCTGGCTGAAGCAGGAGGTCGAGGGGACACATTGCGCTATAAAACTCACACGTTCAACAATAATGGAGCTCACGATGTACAAAG CCCTGATGGAGCTCACTCCGATGAAAGCACCCCTGATCCTTCCCAAGCCATCTATGCAGAGTTTGATGATGACTTTGAAGATGACGAACTAGCTGCTCCTATTGGGAAATGCACAGCCATGTACAACTTCCCTG GTGCCAGTGAAGGGACCATCACTATGCAGGAGGGGGAGGTGCTGGCTGTGGTAGAGGAGGACAAGGGGGATGGCTGGACACGTGTCCGTAGGAACAATGGGGACGAAGGCTACATACCTACATCTTATGTCACTATCACTCTAAACAAATGA
- the trip10a gene encoding cdc42-interacting protein 4 homolog isoform X2 produces the protein MDWGTELWDQYDIIEKHTQSGLELVEKYVKFVKERTEIEQNYAKQLRNLSKKYNLKRSSKDEPECRLSSYQSFLDILNEMNDYAGQRELIAENMMMNICIDLTKYLQELKQERKTYLMEAKKAQQSLESTYKQLDSSKKRFEREWREAERAAQYAEKTDQDINATKADVEKAKQQAHMRAHVAEECKNDYAAQLQKYNKEQNQFYFNDMPLIFNKLQDLDERRVRKLAQGYILFSDTEKHVMPIIGKCLEGITKAGTNVNERNDSMVVIEQNKSGFERPGDVEFEDYSQGINRASSDSSLGTPKGPMDLLGKNKSKNFWLFSKRSKKFTPERITPTVTEDFAHLPPEQRRKRLQQKLEEICKELQKETDQSEALGKMKDVYEKNPQMGDPASLASQISQTSQNIERLRGELSKYETWLAEAGGRGDTLRYKTHTFNNNGAHDVQSPDGAHSDESTPDPSQAIYAEFDDDFEDDELAAPIGKCTAMYNFPGASEGTITMQEGEVLAVVEEDKGDGWTRVRRNNGDEGYIPTSYVTITLNK, from the exons GACCAATATGACATCATTGAGAAGCACACACAGTCTGGcctggagctggtggagaagtatgtgaaatttgtgaaggagaggacagagattGAGCAAAACTATGCCAAACAACTGAG GAACCTTTCAAAGAAATATAACCTAAAACGAAGCAGCAAAGATGAACCAGAGTGCAG ATTGTCCAGCTACCAGTCTTTTTTGGACATCCTGAATGAGATGAACGACTACGCCGGGCAGAGAGAGCTAATTGCTGAGAACATGATGATGAACATTTGCATTGATCTCACCAAGTACCTGCAAGAGCTCAAGCAGGAACGAAAGACG TATCTGATGGAGGCCAAGAAGGCCCAGCAGAGTTTGGAGAGCACCTACAAGCAGCTTGACAGT AGTAAAAAGCGCTTCGAGAGGGAGTGGAGAGAAGCAGAGCGTGCAGCACAGTATGCAGAGAAGACTGATCAAGACATCAATGCCACAAAAGCAGATGTTGAAAAA GCCAAACAGCAGGCTCATATGAGAGCACATGTAGCGGAGGAGTGTAAGAACGACTACGCTGCTCAGCTTCAGAAGTACAACAAGGAGCAGAACCAGTTCTATTTTAATGATATGCCACTCATTTTCAAT AAATTGCAGGATCTGGATGAGAGGCGAGTACGGAAGTTGGCGCAAGGCTACATCTTGTTctcagacacagagaagcaTGTGATGCCTATCATTGGCAAGTGCCTGGAAGGCATTACTAAAGCTGGCACTAATGTTAATGAGAGGAAT GACTCCATGGTTGTAATAGAGCAGAACAAGTCAGGCTTTGAGCGTCCTGGAGATGTGGAGTTTGAGGATTACAGTCAAGGCATCAACCGAGCCTCATCAGACAGCAGCCTGGGTACGCCTAAAGGCCCCATGGACCTTCTGGGAAAGAACAAGAGCAAAAACTTTTGGCTTTTCAGCAAAAGGAGTAAG aAGTTTACTCCAGAGAGGATCACG CCAACAGTGACAGAGGACTTTGCACATCTACCTCCAGAGCAACGCCGGAAGAGGTTACAACAGAAACTAGAGGAAATTTGCAAGGAACTGCAAAAGGAAACAgatcagag TGAGGCCCTGGGGAAGATGAAAGATGTTTACGAGAAAAATCCTCAAATGGGAGACCCCGCTAGTCTGGCATCCCAAATCAGTCAGACATCCCAGAATATAGAACGGCTAAGAGGAGAGCTCAGCAAGTATGAG ACTTGGCTGGCTGAAGCAGGAGGTCGAGGGGACACATTGCGCTATAAAACTCACACGTTCAACAATAATGGAGCTCACGATGTACAAAG CCCTGATGGAGCTCACTCCGATGAAAGCACCCCTGATCCTTCCCAAGCCATCTATGCAGAGTTTGATGATGACTTTGAAGATGACGAACTAGCTGCTCCTATTGGGAAATGCACAGCCATGTACAACTTCCCTG GTGCCAGTGAAGGGACCATCACTATGCAGGAGGGGGAGGTGCTGGCTGTGGTAGAGGAGGACAAGGGGGATGGCTGGACACGTGTCCGTAGGAACAATGGGGACGAAGGCTACATACCTACATCTTATGTCACTATCACTCTAAACAAATGA
- the trip10a gene encoding cdc42-interacting protein 4 homolog isoform X5: protein MNDYAGQRELIAENMMMNICIDLTKYLQELKQERKTYLMEAKKAQQSLESTYKQLDSSKKRFEREWREAERAAQYAEKTDQDINATKADVEKAKQQAHMRAHVAEECKNDYAAQLQKYNKEQNQFYFNDMPLIFNKLQDLDERRVRKLAQGYILFSDTEKHVMPIIGKCLEGITKAGTNVNERNDSMVVIEQNKSGFERPGDVEFEDYSQGINRASSDSSLGTPKGPMDLLGKNKSKNFWLFSKRSKLSPSTLPPFSTPPAPSPANGPPSPKFGRDPLSYCLKEINKTVKPRISSFRTLRRSPTVTEDFAHLPPEQRRKRLQQKLEEICKELQKETDQSEALGKMKDVYEKNPQMGDPASLASQISQTSQNIERLRGELSKYETWLAEAGGRGDTLRYKTHTFNNNGAHDVQSPDGAHSDESTPDPSQAIYAEFDDDFEDDELAAPIGKCTAMYNFPGASEGTITMQEGEVLAVVEEDKGDGWTRVRRNNGDEGYIPTSYVTITLNK, encoded by the exons ATGAACGACTACGCCGGGCAGAGAGAGCTAATTGCTGAGAACATGATGATGAACATTTGCATTGATCTCACCAAGTACCTGCAAGAGCTCAAGCAGGAACGAAAGACG TATCTGATGGAGGCCAAGAAGGCCCAGCAGAGTTTGGAGAGCACCTACAAGCAGCTTGACAGT AGTAAAAAGCGCTTCGAGAGGGAGTGGAGAGAAGCAGAGCGTGCAGCACAGTATGCAGAGAAGACTGATCAAGACATCAATGCCACAAAAGCAGATGTTGAAAAA GCCAAACAGCAGGCTCATATGAGAGCACATGTAGCGGAGGAGTGTAAGAACGACTACGCTGCTCAGCTTCAGAAGTACAACAAGGAGCAGAACCAGTTCTATTTTAATGATATGCCACTCATTTTCAAT AAATTGCAGGATCTGGATGAGAGGCGAGTACGGAAGTTGGCGCAAGGCTACATCTTGTTctcagacacagagaagcaTGTGATGCCTATCATTGGCAAGTGCCTGGAAGGCATTACTAAAGCTGGCACTAATGTTAATGAGAGGAAT GACTCCATGGTTGTAATAGAGCAGAACAAGTCAGGCTTTGAGCGTCCTGGAGATGTGGAGTTTGAGGATTACAGTCAAGGCATCAACCGAGCCTCATCAGACAGCAGCCTGGGTACGCCTAAAGGCCCCATGGACCTTCTGGGAAAGAACAAGAGCAAAAACTTTTGGCTTTTCAGCAAAAGGAGTAAG CTTTCTCCCTCTACACTTCCCCCTTTCTCCACACCTCCCGCCCCCTCGCCTGCTAACGGACCCCCTTCCCCCAAGTTTGGCCGGGACCCCCTGTCGTACTGTTTGAAGGAGATCAATAAGACAGTCAAACCCAGAATCTCTTCCTTCCGGACACTCAGGAGATCG CCAACAGTGACAGAGGACTTTGCACATCTACCTCCAGAGCAACGCCGGAAGAGGTTACAACAGAAACTAGAGGAAATTTGCAAGGAACTGCAAAAGGAAACAgatcagag TGAGGCCCTGGGGAAGATGAAAGATGTTTACGAGAAAAATCCTCAAATGGGAGACCCCGCTAGTCTGGCATCCCAAATCAGTCAGACATCCCAGAATATAGAACGGCTAAGAGGAGAGCTCAGCAAGTATGAG ACTTGGCTGGCTGAAGCAGGAGGTCGAGGGGACACATTGCGCTATAAAACTCACACGTTCAACAATAATGGAGCTCACGATGTACAAAG CCCTGATGGAGCTCACTCCGATGAAAGCACCCCTGATCCTTCCCAAGCCATCTATGCAGAGTTTGATGATGACTTTGAAGATGACGAACTAGCTGCTCCTATTGGGAAATGCACAGCCATGTACAACTTCCCTG GTGCCAGTGAAGGGACCATCACTATGCAGGAGGGGGAGGTGCTGGCTGTGGTAGAGGAGGACAAGGGGGATGGCTGGACACGTGTCCGTAGGAACAATGGGGACGAAGGCTACATACCTACATCTTATGTCACTATCACTCTAAACAAATGA
- the trip10a gene encoding cdc42-interacting protein 4 homolog isoform X1, translating to MDWGTELWDQYDIIEKHTQSGLELVEKYVKFVKERTEIEQNYAKQLRNLSKKYNLKRSSKDEPECRLSSYQSFLDILNEMNDYAGQRELIAENMMMNICIDLTKYLQELKQERKTYLMEAKKAQQSLESTYKQLDSSKKRFEREWREAERAAQYAEKTDQDINATKADVEKAKQQAHMRAHVAEECKNDYAAQLQKYNKEQNQFYFNDMPLIFNKLQDLDERRVRKLAQGYILFSDTEKHVMPIIGKCLEGITKAGTNVNERNDSMVVIEQNKSGFERPGDVEFEDYSQGINRASSDSSLGTPKGPMDLLGKNKSKNFWLFSKRSKLSPSTLPPFSTPPAPSPANGPPSPKFGRDPLSYCLKEINKTVKPRISSFRTLRRSPTVTEDFAHLPPEQRRKRLQQKLEEICKELQKETDQSEALGKMKDVYEKNPQMGDPASLASQISQTSQNIERLRGELSKYETWLAEAGGRGDTLRYKTHTFNNNGAHDVQSPDGAHSDESTPDPSQAIYAEFDDDFEDDELAAPIGKCTAMYNFPGASEGTITMQEGEVLAVVEEDKGDGWTRVRRNNGDEGYIPTSYVTITLNK from the exons GACCAATATGACATCATTGAGAAGCACACACAGTCTGGcctggagctggtggagaagtatgtgaaatttgtgaaggagaggacagagattGAGCAAAACTATGCCAAACAACTGAG GAACCTTTCAAAGAAATATAACCTAAAACGAAGCAGCAAAGATGAACCAGAGTGCAG ATTGTCCAGCTACCAGTCTTTTTTGGACATCCTGAATGAGATGAACGACTACGCCGGGCAGAGAGAGCTAATTGCTGAGAACATGATGATGAACATTTGCATTGATCTCACCAAGTACCTGCAAGAGCTCAAGCAGGAACGAAAGACG TATCTGATGGAGGCCAAGAAGGCCCAGCAGAGTTTGGAGAGCACCTACAAGCAGCTTGACAGT AGTAAAAAGCGCTTCGAGAGGGAGTGGAGAGAAGCAGAGCGTGCAGCACAGTATGCAGAGAAGACTGATCAAGACATCAATGCCACAAAAGCAGATGTTGAAAAA GCCAAACAGCAGGCTCATATGAGAGCACATGTAGCGGAGGAGTGTAAGAACGACTACGCTGCTCAGCTTCAGAAGTACAACAAGGAGCAGAACCAGTTCTATTTTAATGATATGCCACTCATTTTCAAT AAATTGCAGGATCTGGATGAGAGGCGAGTACGGAAGTTGGCGCAAGGCTACATCTTGTTctcagacacagagaagcaTGTGATGCCTATCATTGGCAAGTGCCTGGAAGGCATTACTAAAGCTGGCACTAATGTTAATGAGAGGAAT GACTCCATGGTTGTAATAGAGCAGAACAAGTCAGGCTTTGAGCGTCCTGGAGATGTGGAGTTTGAGGATTACAGTCAAGGCATCAACCGAGCCTCATCAGACAGCAGCCTGGGTACGCCTAAAGGCCCCATGGACCTTCTGGGAAAGAACAAGAGCAAAAACTTTTGGCTTTTCAGCAAAAGGAGTAAG CTTTCTCCCTCTACACTTCCCCCTTTCTCCACACCTCCCGCCCCCTCGCCTGCTAACGGACCCCCTTCCCCCAAGTTTGGCCGGGACCCCCTGTCGTACTGTTTGAAGGAGATCAATAAGACAGTCAAACCCAGAATCTCTTCCTTCCGGACACTCAGGAGATCG CCAACAGTGACAGAGGACTTTGCACATCTACCTCCAGAGCAACGCCGGAAGAGGTTACAACAGAAACTAGAGGAAATTTGCAAGGAACTGCAAAAGGAAACAgatcagag TGAGGCCCTGGGGAAGATGAAAGATGTTTACGAGAAAAATCCTCAAATGGGAGACCCCGCTAGTCTGGCATCCCAAATCAGTCAGACATCCCAGAATATAGAACGGCTAAGAGGAGAGCTCAGCAAGTATGAG ACTTGGCTGGCTGAAGCAGGAGGTCGAGGGGACACATTGCGCTATAAAACTCACACGTTCAACAATAATGGAGCTCACGATGTACAAAG CCCTGATGGAGCTCACTCCGATGAAAGCACCCCTGATCCTTCCCAAGCCATCTATGCAGAGTTTGATGATGACTTTGAAGATGACGAACTAGCTGCTCCTATTGGGAAATGCACAGCCATGTACAACTTCCCTG GTGCCAGTGAAGGGACCATCACTATGCAGGAGGGGGAGGTGCTGGCTGTGGTAGAGGAGGACAAGGGGGATGGCTGGACACGTGTCCGTAGGAACAATGGGGACGAAGGCTACATACCTACATCTTATGTCACTATCACTCTAAACAAATGA